A genome region from Bufo gargarizans isolate SCDJY-AF-19 chromosome 2, ASM1485885v1, whole genome shotgun sequence includes the following:
- the LOC122925787 gene encoding galectin-9-like, whose protein sequence is MASFAPIYNPSVPFESAILGGITEGKRVTIQGQAHGYAKQFAINFVCYNNDIAFHFNPRFNEGNVIVCNTMQHKNWGSEERRHNMPFQRNTYFDIAIQVLGHAFQVTVNGQHLLEYRHRVSYQTIQSLQVNGDLNLNCVTFYPSVSTLC, encoded by the exons AGTGTCCCCTTCGAGAGTGCAATCCTCGGGGGGATTACAGAAGGCAAGAGGGTGACAATCCAAGGACAAGCCCACGGCTATGCCAAACA gTTTGCCATCAACTTCGTCTGCTACAACAATGATATTGCATTTCACTTTAACCCCCGATTTAACGAGGGAAATGTCATTGTATGCAACACAATGCAACATAAGAACTGGGGCTCCGAGGAGAGAAGGCATAATATGCCATTCCAGCGGAACACCTACTTTGACATAGCTATCCAGGTGCTGGGACATGCATTTCAG GTCACTGTAAATGGGCAACACCTCCTGGAATATCGTCATCGTGTCTCCTATCAAACCATCCAGTCCCTTCAAGTCAATGGTGACCTCAATCTTAACTGTGTCACCTTTTATCCATCTGTAAGTACCTTGTGTTAA